CCCTCGGGCGTTCATCGCCTATCTGGATCGGTGCAACGGCCGCTCCGCAAGGGGCGGCCCTTCTATTTTGAACGGAGATTACCCTTGGCCCAGTCCAAGACACAGCCCACCCCGCTGATGCCGCATGCGACCGCCACTTGGCTGGTCGATCACACCGGTCTGTCGTTCGAGCAGATCGCCGAATTCTGCGGGCTTCACATCCTCGAAGTGCAGGCCATGGCCGATGATCTGGCGGGCAGCAAATACACCGGTCGCGATCCGGTTCATGCCGGCGAGCTGACGCTCGGGGAGATCAAGACCGGCGAAGAAAACCCCGAATACAGCCTCAAGATGCACAAGGCACCGGTCGAGGTCACCCGCACCAAGGGCCCGCGCTACACTCCGGTGTCGAAGCGTCAGGACAAGCCCGATGGCATTGCCTGGATCCTGCGCAATCATCCCGAAGTGTCGGACGCGCAGATTTCCAAGCTGATCGGCACCACCCGCAACACGATCGGCGCGATCCGCGAGCGTACGCACTGGAACATCCAGAACATCCAGCCCAAGGATCCGGTGACGCTGGGCCTGTGCTCGCAGCGCGAGCTTGATGCAGTCGTCGCCAAGGCGGCCAAGCGTGCAGGGATCACCGAAGAGGCCGAAGCCCCGGTCGACGGCGATACGCGTTCGGACAAGGACAAGCTGATCGAGGAATTGCGCGCCGAGCGCGAGGCCAACGTCAAGGCGGCGGCCGAAGCGGCACAGGAAGCCGAAGCGGAAGCGTGGCTGGCGGCGAAGCGCGCTGCCGAGGAACAGGGCGGCGAAGAACAAGGCGGCGAAGAACAGCCGACCGAGGAACCGCCCACCGAATAGGGCGAGCTGCGCCGACGCGTGTGGTGCGTTTGCATCATCGCGCGGCACGATTTGGACTGGGCCTGCAAAAACTTGCAAAAACCCTGCATGAGCGGGGTTGTCGCGGTTGTGCGACCAACGCAGAGCGTCCAAGGCTACTTACATGAATGTCAATTACGCCTACCATCACCCGACCCCGTGGGACACCGAGTTCGAGCAGCTGACGCTTCCCGAATTGTTCGAACGGACCGTCCGCCACGACCCCGATGCGCCGTTTCTGCATTTCCTCGGCCGCACCTATTCCTACCGCGAGATCTTTACCGAAGCGCAGCAGTTCGCTGCCGGCCTGGCGGAGATGGGGATTGGCAAGGGCGATCGCGTGGGTCTGTTCCTGCCGAACGTCCCGATCTACGCCTCCGCCTATTACGGCGCGATGATGGCGGGTGCGATCGCGGTCAATTTCTCGCCGCTCTACACCGTCGAGGAGCTGGCCTGGCAGGTCGAGGACAGCGGTACGCGGGTGCTGGTGACGCTCGACGTGCCCGAGCTGTTTGGCACCGCACGAAAGGTTCTGAAGACATCGAAACTCGAGCGGCTGGTGGTGGGAACGCTCGCCGACATGCTGCCGTGGTTCAAGGGGCGGCGCTCAAGCTGTTCAAGCGCAGCCAGATCGCCGATGTCGGCTATGGCCCCGAAATCCGCCACTGGGCGGGCATGATGGGCGAGTGGGACTGGGCCGCATGGGAGGCAGGCAGTGCGCAGCCGCTGGTCGAGCTCGACGCCGTCAAGGACCTCGCGCTGCTGCAATATACCGGCGGCACCACCGGCCGGCCCAAAGGCGCGATGCTCGGCCACAGCCAGCTCGCGACCAACGCGCTGCAGGTCGCCGCGATCAACCCGTTCGGCAATCCGCGCGAAGAAGTGTTCATGGGGGCGCTGCCGTTCTTCCATGTCTTTGCCAACACCAGCCTGCTCAACCACGCCGTCGCCAGCGGCGCCTCGATCGCGATGGTCCCGCGGTTCGACGCGGCGCAGGTGCTGGAGACGATCGAGAAACACCGCGCGACCGGTTTCCCTGGGGTGCCAACCATGTTTCAGGCGCTGCTTGACCATCCCGACCTCGCCAGGACCGACCTGTCATCGCTCAAGGTCTGCATTTCGGGCGGAGCGCCGATGCCGGCGCAGGTCCATGAGCGGTTCGAGGAAGCGACCGGCGTGCGCCTGGTCGAAGGCTACGGCCTGACCGAAAGCTCGGGCGTCGTCTCGGTCAACCCCTATGCCGGGACCCGCAAGCGCGGGACGATCGGGCAGGTGCTGGCCCGGACCGAAGTGATCCTGCTCGACAAGGAAGACCCGTCGCGGCTTGCGCCCGACGGCGAGCCCGGAGAGCTGGCGATCCACGGACCGCAGATCATGCGCGGCTACTGGAACCGGCCCGAGGCCGCCGCCGAGGTCTTTGTCGAGCGCGACGGAAAGCGATACCTGCGCACCGGCGATGTCGCGGCGATCGATGCGGACGGGTTCCTGTCGATCGTCGACCGGATCAAGGACATGATCGCGGTCGGCGGGTTCAAGGTGTTCCCGAGCGTGGTCGAGGATGCGATCCTCAAGCACGAGGCGGTGAAGGAAGCTCTGGTTATCGGCGTGCCCGACGCATATCGCGGCGAAAGCCCGCGCGCCTATGTCACGCTCGAGGACGGCGCCGATATCGCTGCCGAGGCCCTCAAGGGCTGGCTCAACGAGCGGGTCGGCAAGCACGAACGGGTTGACCGGGTCGTGATCCGCGAAGAACTGCCGAAAACGATCATCGGCAAGCTCGATCGCAAGGCGCTGCGCGCCGAAGTGCTGTGAGGTGATCGCTGCCGGTTCGTCGGCTGCGGATCAGGTCGCGATCTTCAGCTGCGCCTGATCACCGTTTTCGGGCTTCTGTTCCGCCGGACGTGCGGCGGGGTTGGGCGCGGTCGCCGCTTTGCGCTGCGCATTCGGAGCGAAGCGCCCGTCGACTTGCGCACCCTGCTCGATCGTCAGCGCGTCGTAATGCACGTCGCCCTGGATCTCGGCGGTCTTCAGGATCACCAGTTCACGCGCCGTGATCGAGCCGTTCACCCGGCCCGAGAAGCGCGCGCTCTCGGCGTGGACGCCGCCCATGATCTGGCTCGATTCGCCCTGGACGAGCGAGGCGCACTTGATGTCGCCCTCGATGGTGCCGTCGACATGCAGATCGGCGGAGGCGGTGATGTCGCCCTTGATCTTGATGTCGGAGCCGATGACGGAAAATGTCGAGTTGGAACCGTTTGGCATGGCTTTACCCTGCGATCGCTGTGGTGGTGGGGCGGGCCGATCCGGCTCCGCGGACTTCTTTGAGAACATCGGGGGCGGCCTCCAGGAATTTGCGCGGATTGACGGGGCGTTCGTTGATACGGACTTCGAAATGCAGGTGCGGGCCGGTCGAACGGCCGGTGCTGCCGATCCCGCCGATGGTCGCGCCGGCCTCGACCGACTGGCCGACCGCGACCGAGAAACGCGACATGTGCGCGTAGCGGGTCATCATGCCGTTGCCGTGGCGAATTTCGATCACCTTGCCATAGCCGGATTTCCAGCCGGCAAAGGTCACCACACCCTTGGCCGCGGCATAGATCGGCGATCCGACCGGACCCTTGAAATCGATCCCGCTGTGCATCGCGCCGCCGCCGGTGAACGGATCGCGGCGATAGCCGAAGCCGGACGAAATGTTCTGCCCTGCCGGGACCACCTGCGGAATACCTTCGAGTGCACGTTCAAGCGCCGCCATGCGCGCCAGGCTAAGGCCGAGCCGCTCGAAACGCGGATCGAGATCGCCATTGGTCGAGGTCGCCAGCACTTCGAGCGGACCACCGATCGCGGCGCTGGCGTTGCGCGTCATCGCGCGAGGATCGAGGTCGAGCTTGCGCATCGCCTCTTCGGCTTTCCGGGCGCGATAGTCGGCGAAGCGGGTGATGCGCTCGACAAAGGCCAGCTGTCGCGCTTCGACTTCGGCAAGTCCGCGCGCCTGCGGAACCATCGCGCCGACTTTCTTGACGGTCTCGGTGGTTTCCTGGGACGAATCGGTGACGTTTACGCCGGCGTCGCGAATTTCCTCGGGCAGCATCGGCAGCATCGCGTCGAGGAACTTCTGGCGTTCGTCGAGCTCGTCGATCACGCGCTCGAGATCGTTGCCGTAGGCATCGATCCGTTCCTGGGCCGAGGCAACCTTGGCCTTGTCCTGCTCGAACGATGCGAGCTCGGCTTCGGCCTGATACTGGCTCCAGGCCATGACGCTCATCGAACCGGCCCAGCCGAGCAACAGAGCCGCTGCGCAGGCGGCACCGGTCATCTGGATCTTCGACGAAATCTTGATGAAGCGAACCTGACCCTGGGAGCGCATAAAAAATTCGCGATCGGGAAACCAATCGCGAACGCGCTCGATCCACGGTCGTTTGGTGGATTTATCTGACAAAGCGGCCCCGTCCATTTCTTATCTTGTGAGGGGAGGCGCTACCAATCACCGACCTGCGCGTCGAATCGATGCGTTAACGGAACCGCCGAGTCGATACGGAATCGCGGTGAAACGTTCTCAACCCCGGAACGAATCCCGGAATCGCCGGAGAATCGCGGGAAACCGCCGGTTCTGACCCCTTCGAGAACGTTAACAAATCCCGCGATTCGGAGCACCTGACAGGCCCTTTCATCGCTGCTAATGCGCAGGTCATGACGCTGCATTCCCCCG
The Erythrobacter sp. JK5 DNA segment above includes these coding regions:
- a CDS encoding DUF1013 domain-containing protein, with the protein product MPHATATWLVDHTGLSFEQIAEFCGLHILEVQAMADDLAGSKYTGRDPVHAGELTLGEIKTGEENPEYSLKMHKAPVEVTRTKGPRYTPVSKRQDKPDGIAWILRNHPEVSDAQISKLIGTTRNTIGAIRERTHWNIQNIQPKDPVTLGLCSQRELDAVVAKAAKRAGITEEAEAPVDGDTRSDKDKLIEELRAEREANVKAAAEAAQEAEAEAWLAAKRAAEEQGGEEQGGEEQPTEEPPTE
- a CDS encoding polymer-forming cytoskeletal protein; its protein translation is MPNGSNSTFSVIGSDIKIKGDITASADLHVDGTIEGDIKCASLVQGESSQIMGGVHAESARFSGRVNGSITARELVILKTAEIQGDVHYDALTIEQGAQVDGRFAPNAQRKAATAPNPAARPAEQKPENGDQAQLKIAT
- a CDS encoding peptidoglycan DD-metalloendopeptidase family protein codes for the protein MRSQGQVRFIKISSKIQMTGAACAAALLLGWAGSMSVMAWSQYQAEAELASFEQDKAKVASAQERIDAYGNDLERVIDELDERQKFLDAMLPMLPEEIRDAGVNVTDSSQETTETVKKVGAMVPQARGLAEVEARQLAFVERITRFADYRARKAEEAMRKLDLDPRAMTRNASAAIGGPLEVLATSTNGDLDPRFERLGLSLARMAALERALEGIPQVVPAGQNISSGFGYRRDPFTGGGAMHSGIDFKGPVGSPIYAAAKGVVTFAGWKSGYGKVIEIRHGNGMMTRYAHMSRFSVAVGQSVEAGATIGGIGSTGRSTGPHLHFEVRINERPVNPRKFLEAAPDVLKEVRGAGSARPTTTAIAG